A stretch of the Ictidomys tridecemlineatus isolate mIctTri1 chromosome 5, mIctTri1.hap1, whole genome shotgun sequence genome encodes the following:
- the LOC144377684 gene encoding uncharacterized protein LOC144377684 isoform X2 produces MPILARRVPKDGEGKKGDRGEIAPPGPDRVRSNTNLSSPPRLGCGPRSCGRFTGRRRPRPPPPPATASFPFAAATAGAHAGPALPSLETEAGKRGT; encoded by the coding sequence atgCCTATCCTTGCCAGAAGGGTCCCGAAGGATGGCGAGGGCAAAAAAGGAGACCGAGGGGAGATCGCGCCTCCGGGCCCAGACCGCGTCCGCAGCAACACTAACCTGTCGTCGCCCCCGCGCCTGGGCTGCGGCCCTCGCAGCTGCGGCCGCTTCACTGGTCGTCGTCGCCCTCGCCCACCGCCTCCGCCCGCCACCGCCTCGTTCCCTTTCGCTGCCGCCACCGCCGGGGCTCATGCGGGACCCGCGCTTCCTTCTCTGGAAACCGAGGCCGGGAAACGGGGCACTTAG
- the LOC144377684 gene encoding uncharacterized protein LOC144377684 isoform X1 yields the protein MARAKKETEGRSRLRAQTASAATLTCRRPRAWAAALAAAAASLVVVALAHRLRPPPPRSLSLPPPPGLMRDPRFLLWKPRPGNGALRPPKTRHSSLAAAVCPHWGAARPSWQGLQAASY from the coding sequence ATGGCGAGGGCAAAAAAGGAGACCGAGGGGAGATCGCGCCTCCGGGCCCAGACCGCGTCCGCAGCAACACTAACCTGTCGTCGCCCCCGCGCCTGGGCTGCGGCCCTCGCAGCTGCGGCCGCTTCACTGGTCGTCGTCGCCCTCGCCCACCGCCTCCGCCCGCCACCGCCTCGTTCCCTTTCGCTGCCGCCACCGCCGGGGCTCATGCGGGACCCGCGCTTCCTTCTCTGGAAACCGAGGCCGGGAAACGGGGCACTTAGGCCGCCGAAAACCCGGCACTCGTCGCTAGCCGCCGCTGTCTGTCCACACTGGGGGGCTGCGAGGCCCTCCTGGCAGGGGCTACAGGCCGCGAGCTACTGA